Proteins encoded in a region of the Alosa sapidissima isolate fAloSap1 chromosome 19, fAloSap1.pri, whole genome shotgun sequence genome:
- the LOC121692835 gene encoding ovarian cancer G-protein coupled receptor 1, with product MSTNDSDVINCTITHEIHQNLFAGAYIIILLVGLPANGYSLYHAWLQLRVRNELGVYLLNLTISDLLYLASLPMWLQYIFSGDDWQHKEWLCQLCGVLLYENIYISIGFLCCISIDRYLAVVYPFRFSSFRSMRAATLVSAFIWLKELAVGTIFFTHRATSVDITNQRVCFEHYPMKSWEYPVNYYRFYVGFLFPLVILSVSYFRVLRAVGKSAGTQTAQKTRIKHLVTSTILIFLVCFSPYHVFLLVRTMLERSCDFIEKIFNYYHFSLLLTSFNCVADPALYCFVSESAQRGIQDAQRACARAVCCCCHRRRSQNKGMAITGRLAVTATKSSEVATANEGRTATAMVTLLQTMKTSEDV from the coding sequence ATGTCCACCAACGACTCAGATGTCATCAACTGCACCATCACACACGAGATCCACCAGAACCTCTTCGCCGGCGCCTACATCATCATCCTGCTGGTGGGCCTCCCTGCCAACGGCTACTCCCTCTACCATGCCTGGCTGCAGCTGCGGGTGCGGAACGAGCTGGGCGTCTACCTGCTGAACCTGACCATCTCCGACCTGCTCTATCTGGCCTCGCTGCCCATGTGGCTGCAGTACATCTTCTCCGGGGACGACTGGCAGCACAAAGAGTGGCTGTGCCAGCTGTGCGGCGTCCTGCTCTACGAGAACATCTACATCTCCATCGGCTTCCTCTGCTGCATCTCCATCGACCGCTACCTGGCCGTGGTCTACCCCTTCCGCTTCTCCTCGTTCCGCTCCATGCGGGCGGCCACGCTGGTCAGCGCCTTCATCTGGCTCAAGGAACTGGCGGTGGGCACCATCTTTTTCACCCACAGAGCCACAAGTGTGGACATCACCAACCAGCGAGTGTGCTTTGAGCACTACCCGATGAAGTCCTGGGAGTACCCGGTGAACTATTACCGCTTCTACGTGGGCTTCCTCTTCCCTCTGGTCATCTTGTCCGTGTCGTACTTCCGTGTCCTGCGCGCGGTGGGCAAGAGCGCCGGCACGCAGACGGCGCAGAAGACGCGCATCAAGCACCTGGTGACCAGCACCATCCTCATCTTCCTGGTGTGCTTCTCGCCGTACCACGTGTTCCTGCTGGTGCGGACCATGCTGGAGAGGAGCTGCGACTTCATCGAGAAGATCTTCAACTACTACCACTTCTCGCTGCTGCTCACCAGCTTCAACTGCGTGGCCGACCCGGCGCTCTACTGCTTCGTGAGCGAGAGCGCCCAGCGGGGCATCCAGGACGCGCAGCGGGCGTGCGCCAGGGccgtgtgctgctgctgccaccgcCGGCGCTCCCAGAACAAGGGGATGGCCATCACTGGGCGACTGGCGGTCACCGCGACAAAGTCTAGCGAGGTCGCTACTGCCAATGAAGGCAGAACTGCCACGGCCATGGTCACTTTGTTACAGACAATGAAAACCAGTGAGGATGTATGA